The following coding sequences lie in one Halogeometricum rufum genomic window:
- a CDS encoding deoxyribonuclease IV translates to MRVGAHVSMSSSKVSSDEETPPHGNVANAVHRQVAFGGNCGQIFTTSPQVWRDPDISDDEAELFRRETADKLDGPWVIHSSYLVNLCTPKDDLRRKSLDSMQTEVDMADTLDIEYVNVHLGAHTGAGEQQGLDNAVSVLDELDIPDGVTVLIESDAGSGTKMGDDFEHLAYVLEQSEQDLEICLDTAHAFAAGYDLSTADAVEETVAELDDVVGLEHLRCVHLNDSKHECGTNKDEHALIGEGLIGEEGMRAFVNHPDLADVPMVLETPTEDGKGFAWNIARVKELREDEP, encoded by the coding sequence ATGCGAGTCGGAGCACACGTCTCGATGTCGAGTTCGAAAGTCTCCTCGGACGAGGAGACGCCACCGCACGGAAACGTCGCCAACGCCGTCCACAGACAGGTCGCCTTCGGCGGCAACTGCGGGCAGATATTCACCACCTCGCCGCAGGTGTGGCGGGACCCCGACATCTCCGACGACGAGGCCGAACTGTTCAGACGGGAGACGGCCGACAAACTCGACGGCCCGTGGGTCATCCACTCGTCGTACCTCGTGAACCTCTGCACGCCGAAGGACGACCTGCGGCGGAAGTCCCTGGACTCCATGCAGACGGAGGTCGACATGGCCGACACGCTCGACATCGAGTACGTCAACGTCCACCTCGGCGCGCACACCGGCGCGGGCGAACAGCAGGGCCTCGACAACGCCGTCTCCGTCCTCGACGAACTCGATATCCCGGACGGCGTCACCGTCCTCATCGAGTCCGACGCGGGTAGCGGGACGAAGATGGGCGACGACTTCGAACACCTCGCGTACGTCCTCGAACAGTCCGAACAGGACCTCGAAATCTGCCTCGACACCGCGCACGCGTTCGCCGCCGGCTACGACCTGTCGACGGCGGACGCCGTCGAGGAGACGGTCGCGGAACTGGACGACGTGGTCGGCCTCGAACACCTCCGGTGCGTCCACCTGAACGACTCCAAGCACGAGTGCGGGACGAACAAGGACGAACACGCCCTCATCGGCGAGGGACTCATCGGCGAGGAGGGGATGCGCGCGTTCGTCAACCACCCGGACCTCGCGGACGTACCCATGGTGCTGGAGACGCCCACCGAGGACGGCAAGGGCTTCGCGTGGAACATCGCCCGCGTGAAGGAACTCCGCGAAGACGAGCCCTGA
- a CDS encoding DUF4112 domain-containing protein, which yields MKRDIADELDGYGGEIPESVDRAAVERMRTVAYVFDDLVGIPGTNSRVGLDPILGSIPVVGDVVSAAFSLYIVAESARLGVSYKTLLAMLANVVIDTAGGAIPYVGTLFDAVWKANKWNIEMALSDLTDELDFEDELAGMDEGDDGDDGPVIIDVE from the coding sequence ATGAAGCGAGACATCGCAGACGAACTAGACGGCTACGGCGGAGAGATTCCCGAGAGCGTCGACCGGGCCGCCGTCGAGCGGATGCGTACCGTCGCGTACGTCTTCGACGACCTGGTGGGGATTCCGGGGACGAACAGCCGGGTCGGCCTCGACCCGATTCTCGGCTCGATTCCCGTCGTCGGCGACGTGGTGAGCGCGGCGTTCTCGCTGTACATCGTGGCCGAGTCGGCGCGCCTCGGCGTCTCCTACAAGACGCTGTTGGCGATGCTCGCGAACGTCGTCATCGACACCGCGGGCGGCGCGATTCCGTACGTCGGGACGCTGTTCGACGCGGTGTGGAAGGCGAACAAGTGGAACATCGAGATGGCGCTGTCGGACCTGACCGACGAACTCGACTTCGAGGACGAACTCGCCGGCATGGACGAGGGCGACGACGGGGACGACGGCCCCGTCATCATCGACGTGGAGTAA
- a CDS encoding lipoate--protein ligase family protein — MTDDGARGPLADREWRLIREEARDGPMQMALDEIAAETAAAGGPRTVRVYRWEPSTLSLGYHQDPETVDWDHCEREGVTVTRRQTGGGGIYHDYDGDVSYSIVAPKDELPGDLMESYHLLCAPILDAFDRLGVDADYVSESVPEIWHPACYLRELHPAHDVVAGGKKVSGNAQYRRHDAVVQHGSLTYVVKAAAHLDVFAGHDVTPEEFESRVGGIAAFADVTREEAVAAVESALADWADATVGEWTDDELSRARERAAEKYAADDWVRRDPRER, encoded by the coding sequence ATGACCGACGACGGCGCGCGCGGCCCGCTTGCCGACCGGGAGTGGCGACTGATACGCGAGGAGGCCAGAGACGGCCCGATGCAGATGGCGCTCGACGAGATTGCCGCCGAGACGGCCGCGGCCGGCGGCCCGCGAACGGTGCGGGTCTACCGTTGGGAACCCAGCACGCTCTCGTTGGGCTACCACCAGGACCCCGAGACGGTCGACTGGGACCACTGCGAACGCGAGGGCGTCACCGTCACCCGTCGGCAGACCGGCGGCGGCGGCATCTACCACGACTACGACGGCGACGTCTCCTACTCCATCGTCGCGCCGAAGGACGAACTGCCCGGCGACCTGATGGAGAGCTACCACCTGCTGTGCGCGCCGATTCTCGACGCGTTCGACCGCCTCGGCGTCGACGCCGACTACGTGTCGGAGTCGGTGCCGGAGATATGGCACCCGGCGTGTTACCTGCGGGAACTCCACCCGGCGCACGACGTGGTGGCCGGGGGGAAGAAGGTGAGCGGCAACGCCCAGTACCGCCGGCACGACGCCGTCGTCCAGCACGGCTCTCTCACGTACGTCGTGAAGGCCGCGGCGCACCTCGACGTGTTCGCGGGCCACGACGTGACGCCCGAGGAGTTCGAGTCCCGCGTCGGCGGCATCGCAGCGTTCGCGGACGTGACGCGCGAGGAGGCGGTCGCGGCGGTCGAGTCCGCCCTCGCCGACTGGGCCGACGCGACGGTCGGCGAGTGGACGGACGACGAACTGTCCCGCGCGCGCGAACGCGCCGCGGAGAAGTACGCCGCCGACGACTGGGTCCGCCGGGACCCCCGGGAGCGCTAG
- a CDS encoding glycoside hydrolase family 15 protein, which translates to MQLRDALKDYKRNRDHRTRFPGECRTTSGRFSGRSGRLVHVGESGQIRDFSYPLTGLTGIVRSRFGVRPAGDDGVTTWFESGSASQRFEAGTTLVVTDHETPHGPVTQYDLTVGETHVTRFDASAADEVDVVACVGFAPDGRDTRIAQLRHGDAVEVYHAEETDYVASATGFDELRGEAFGTFESFLDDDPATYPRPVAEDRYEEGHLSGDVVGVVPTADDGTATLATLLTSRSDHTRESALDAVRTAAADYDADELAAAAADDGVADVPHGEAVATDLHVLSLLSGRRGLRVAGPDFDPYYAHSGGYGYTWFRDDAEISRFLLESDDHLDLSLSAWHDRSARAYRQTQLDDGSWPHRVWPFSGELAPGWANGRLEAGSDVEYQADQTGSVVAYLAAYLEEADDEGVTETLERALAGLNETLADDGRPVACQNAWEDTSGRFAHTTATFLEAYARLAATDTELAAAAKARADEVYEAVDDLWVPSRGIYALREYPDDHEETGLDDRCDSATLALVDAHRTYARVGAVDDERVDRLVSHVERVVAELSRDPAGPVSGLIRYEGDDWRTREQDDEKIWTVSTAWGAHAAASLSALLADSGDARSESVGETARDLLSLVLPDGPLTTDAGYLPEQVFDDGTPDSATPLGWPHALRLATVALMDEYGLLEERSVVADD; encoded by the coding sequence ATGCAACTGCGCGACGCGTTGAAGGACTACAAGCGAAACCGGGACCACCGGACGCGGTTCCCGGGCGAGTGTCGGACCACGTCCGGGCGGTTCTCCGGTCGGAGCGGCCGACTCGTCCACGTGGGCGAGAGCGGGCAGATACGCGACTTCAGCTACCCACTCACCGGGTTGACGGGCATCGTCCGGTCCCGGTTCGGGGTCCGACCGGCCGGCGACGACGGGGTGACGACGTGGTTCGAGTCGGGGTCAGCCAGCCAGCGATTCGAGGCGGGGACGACGCTCGTCGTCACCGACCACGAGACGCCCCACGGCCCCGTCACGCAGTACGACCTGACGGTCGGCGAGACGCACGTCACGCGGTTCGACGCGTCGGCCGCCGACGAGGTGGACGTGGTCGCCTGCGTCGGGTTCGCGCCCGACGGCCGGGACACCCGCATCGCCCAACTCCGCCACGGCGACGCCGTCGAGGTGTACCACGCCGAGGAGACGGACTACGTGGCGAGTGCGACCGGGTTCGACGAACTCCGCGGCGAGGCGTTCGGCACGTTCGAGTCGTTCCTCGACGACGACCCGGCGACGTACCCGCGACCGGTCGCGGAGGACCGGTACGAGGAGGGCCACCTCAGCGGCGACGTCGTCGGCGTCGTCCCCACGGCGGACGACGGCACGGCCACCCTCGCCACGCTTCTCACCTCCCGTTCGGACCACACCCGCGAGTCGGCACTCGACGCGGTTCGGACCGCCGCCGCCGACTACGACGCCGACGAACTGGCCGCGGCCGCGGCCGACGACGGCGTCGCCGACGTGCCGCACGGCGAGGCTGTCGCCACCGACCTGCACGTCCTCTCGCTCCTGTCCGGCCGCCGCGGCCTCCGGGTCGCCGGGCCGGACTTCGACCCCTACTACGCCCACTCCGGCGGGTACGGCTACACCTGGTTCCGCGACGACGCGGAGATTTCGCGCTTCCTCTTAGAGAGCGACGACCACCTCGACCTGTCGCTGTCGGCGTGGCACGACCGGAGCGCGCGGGCGTACCGGCAGACGCAACTGGACGACGGGTCGTGGCCGCACCGCGTCTGGCCGTTCAGCGGCGAACTCGCGCCGGGGTGGGCGAACGGCCGCCTCGAAGCCGGGTCGGACGTGGAGTATCAGGCCGACCAGACGGGGAGCGTCGTCGCCTACCTCGCTGCGTACCTCGAGGAGGCCGACGACGAGGGCGTCACCGAGACGCTGGAACGCGCCCTCGCCGGCCTGAACGAGACGCTCGCCGACGACGGCCGCCCCGTCGCCTGCCAGAACGCGTGGGAGGACACGTCCGGCCGGTTCGCCCACACGACGGCGACGTTCCTCGAGGCGTACGCGCGACTCGCGGCCACCGACACCGAACTCGCCGCGGCGGCGAAGGCCCGCGCCGACGAGGTGTACGAGGCCGTCGACGACCTGTGGGTTCCCTCCCGCGGCATCTACGCGCTCCGGGAGTACCCGGACGACCACGAGGAGACGGGGCTGGACGACCGGTGCGACTCCGCGACGCTGGCGTTGGTCGACGCCCACCGGACGTACGCGCGGGTCGGCGCGGTGGACGACGAACGCGTTGACAGACTCGTCTCGCACGTCGAGCGCGTGGTGGCGGAACTGTCCCGCGACCCGGCCGGCCCGGTCAGCGGGCTGATTCGGTACGAGGGCGACGACTGGCGGACGCGCGAACAGGACGACGAGAAGATATGGACCGTCTCGACGGCGTGGGGCGCGCACGCCGCCGCGAGTCTGAGCGCCCTCTTGGCCGACAGCGGCGACGCACGGAGCGAATCGGTCGGCGAGACGGCGCGGGACCTGCTGTCGCTCGTCCTCCCGGACGGACCGCTCACCACCGACGCCGGCTACCTGCCCGAACAGGTGTTCGACGACGGCACGCCCGACAGCGCGACGCCGCTGGGGTGGCCGCACGCGCTCAGACTGGCGACGGTGGCCCTGATGGACGAGTACGGACTGCTCGAAGAACGCTCGGTCGTCGCCGACGACTGA
- a CDS encoding SDR family NAD(P)-dependent oxidoreductase: MTRTAVVVGASSGIGRALARELAEGGYEVGLAARRLSELESLGDSLPTKSFVARMDVSNPDEARDRMDRLADAMGGVDLVVLSAGVGFENRELAWDPERDTVDVNARGFVALATWAMGHFESRGAGHLVGISSVAEFFGNSVAPAYNASKAFVSRYLDGLRARAAAADADVTVTDVIPGFVDTEMAMGETFWMASPETAAAQIHAAIRAGRSRVYVTRRWRLVALLVRLLPEFVTRRAFD; the protein is encoded by the coding sequence GTGACACGAACTGCCGTCGTCGTCGGCGCGTCGTCCGGTATCGGCCGCGCCCTCGCCCGCGAACTCGCCGAGGGAGGGTACGAAGTCGGACTCGCGGCCCGACGCCTGTCGGAACTCGAATCGCTCGGCGACTCCCTCCCCACGAAGTCCTTCGTCGCGCGGATGGACGTGTCGAACCCCGACGAGGCCCGCGACCGGATGGACCGCCTCGCCGACGCGATGGGGGGCGTCGACCTCGTCGTCCTCTCGGCGGGCGTCGGCTTCGAGAACCGGGAGTTGGCGTGGGACCCCGAACGCGACACCGTGGACGTGAACGCCCGCGGGTTCGTCGCCCTCGCGACGTGGGCGATGGGTCACTTCGAGTCGCGCGGCGCGGGCCACCTCGTCGGCATCTCCTCGGTCGCGGAGTTCTTCGGGAACTCCGTCGCGCCCGCGTACAACGCCTCGAAGGCGTTCGTCTCGCGCTACCTCGACGGTCTGCGCGCCCGCGCCGCCGCCGCGGACGCGGACGTGACCGTGACCGACGTGATTCCAGGGTTCGTCGACACGGAGATGGCGATGGGCGAGACGTTCTGGATGGCGTCGCCCGAGACGGCGGCCGCGCAGATCCACGCGGCGATTCGCGCCGGCCGGAGTCGCGTCTACGTCACCCGGCGGTGGCGACTCGTCGCCCTCCTCGTGCGTCTCCTCCCCGAGTTCGTGACTCGCCGCGCGTTCGACTGA
- a CDS encoding alpha-amylase family glycosyl hydrolase: protein MHHPGPPRFTHVGDAVELAPRDPDPAETYRWRVVERPADSDLTVGDAPVVHLAPDVPGVYRLELDAPDGTHRQTVRAFPDPRRPVQFRVDAAAVDAAPDAVERVSVIGPFNDFEMGLTRATFDGDAWTAAARLPPGTHEAIFAFDDAFDPYARTEVTVEGPGRPRVRLDADRRGDEVVVTADARPAPDGADPSVEFYLDGRDELTDDDVTVSGDELRLPADAVAGRTRVHAVPVADRHGLSDTVELGREGGDVAVSRPADAPAWVEDATIYQIFVREFAGETVDATFAELERRVPYLEHLGVDTIWLTPVCESPTRHGYHITDLFDTADDLGTRAEFESLVDRLHEAGVRVVFDLVINHTSRDHPAYQLHEAGVPEYEDLYERIPAERDTSDVDWSADGAPGVLFNWWSIPNLNYDSLRVREWMLDVVDEWAPVVDGFRCDVAWGVPHGFWKEVRDRLKREQADFLLLDETVPRRPAFAENEFDLHYDTDLYYALRDVGTGEAPAEAVFDALAASAHRGYPDDAVHMRYVENHDEDRYLAECGPDALRAAVAVTFTFPGVPLVYYGQERGVTEQRGRMKWHDGDADLTDFHRRLVSLRAAEPALRAGSVDPLSPTVSGTDAANVAAYERTTDEDRLLVVVNFGAEAATVRFDGGATTADGADPTLPGEMQTDRKDLLSGENVATGDGGVRVEDCVVLRLS, encoded by the coding sequence ATGCACCATCCCGGACCGCCCCGGTTCACGCACGTGGGCGACGCCGTCGAACTCGCGCCGCGGGACCCCGACCCGGCCGAGACGTACCGCTGGCGGGTCGTCGAACGCCCCGCCGACAGCGACCTGACCGTCGGCGACGCGCCCGTCGTCCACCTCGCGCCGGACGTGCCCGGCGTCTACCGCCTCGAACTCGACGCCCCAGACGGGACCCACCGGCAGACCGTCCGCGCGTTCCCCGACCCCCGGCGTCCGGTGCAGTTTCGGGTGGACGCGGCGGCCGTCGACGCGGCCCCCGACGCCGTCGAACGCGTCTCCGTCATCGGCCCGTTCAACGACTTCGAGATGGGGCTGACGCGGGCGACGTTCGACGGCGACGCCTGGACCGCGGCGGCGAGACTCCCGCCGGGCACGCACGAGGCCATCTTCGCGTTCGACGACGCCTTCGACCCGTACGCCCGCACCGAGGTGACCGTCGAGGGACCGGGCCGCCCCCGCGTCCGACTCGACGCCGACCGGCGGGGCGACGAGGTGGTCGTCACGGCGGACGCCCGCCCCGCACCCGACGGGGCCGACCCGTCGGTCGAGTTCTACCTCGACGGCCGCGACGAACTCACCGACGACGACGTGACCGTCTCGGGCGACGAACTCCGCCTCCCCGCCGACGCCGTCGCCGGTCGGACGCGCGTCCACGCCGTCCCCGTCGCCGACCGCCACGGCCTCTCGGACACGGTCGAACTCGGACGCGAGGGCGGAGACGTGGCCGTCTCCCGCCCTGCCGACGCGCCCGCGTGGGTCGAGGACGCCACCATCTACCAGATATTCGTCCGCGAGTTCGCGGGCGAGACGGTGGACGCCACGTTCGCGGAACTCGAACGCCGCGTCCCCTACCTCGAACACCTCGGCGTCGACACCATCTGGCTCACCCCCGTCTGCGAGAGTCCGACGCGCCACGGCTACCACATCACCGACCTGTTCGACACGGCCGACGACCTCGGCACGAGAGCCGAGTTCGAGTCGCTGGTCGACCGACTCCACGAGGCGGGCGTCCGCGTCGTCTTCGACCTCGTGATAAATCACACCTCGCGCGACCACCCCGCGTACCAACTCCACGAGGCGGGCGTCCCGGAGTACGAGGACCTGTACGAGCGGATTCCGGCCGAACGGGACACCTCGGACGTGGACTGGTCGGCCGACGGCGCGCCCGGCGTCCTGTTCAACTGGTGGTCGATTCCGAACCTGAACTACGACTCCCTGCGCGTCCGCGAGTGGATGCTCGACGTGGTCGACGAGTGGGCGCCCGTCGTCGACGGCTTCCGGTGCGACGTCGCGTGGGGCGTCCCGCACGGTTTCTGGAAGGAGGTCCGAGACCGACTCAAGCGCGAGCAGGCCGACTTCCTCCTGTTGGACGAGACGGTCCCCCGTCGCCCCGCGTTCGCGGAGAACGAGTTCGACCTGCACTACGACACCGACCTCTACTACGCGCTCAGAGACGTGGGGACCGGCGAGGCGCCCGCGGAGGCCGTCTTCGACGCGCTCGCGGCGTCCGCTCACCGCGGCTACCCCGACGACGCGGTCCACATGCGGTACGTCGAGAACCACGACGAGGACCGCTACCTCGCCGAGTGCGGTCCCGACGCCCTCCGCGCGGCCGTCGCGGTGACGTTCACGTTCCCGGGCGTCCCTCTCGTATACTACGGGCAGGAACGCGGCGTCACCGAGCAACGCGGGCGGATGAAGTGGCACGACGGCGACGCCGACCTGACCGACTTCCACCGCCGCCTCGTCTCCCTCCGCGCCGCGGAACCCGCCCTGCGCGCCGGGTCGGTCGACCCCCTCTCTCCGACCGTCTCGGGTACCGACGCGGCGAACGTCGCCGCCTACGAGCGAACGACCGACGAGGACCGCCTCCTCGTCGTCGTCAACTTCGGCGCAGAGGCGGCGACGGTGAGGTTCGACGGCGGCGCGACGACGGCCGACGGCGCGGACCCGACGCTTCCCGGCGAGATGCAGACGGATAGGAAGGACCTCCTCTCCGGTGAGAACGTCGCGACGGGCGACGGCGGCGTTCGCGTCGAGGACTGCGTCGTCCTCCGTCTCTCCTGA
- a CDS encoding TrmB family transcriptional regulator, which produces MEDAALIELLQRFGFSDKEIDTYLTILELGEAKASTIADEADVSKRYVYSIAETLADRGFVEVNDHAVPTTIRARPPADVVESLTSDLDEMRPALESRFSQAAPRSERFEVVKSRVTVIKRINELVGRAETEVTLGVPYSLVDDVADELRDAVDRGVLVLLIVTGVGPNDDLPLSGLASVVRAWEEPMPTMLTVDQEAGLVAPTEMVTQSNSAAQAIVFAQEQLGPVLVGSFLGNYWPMAAETYTCEPDDLPTTYGDFRHAVLQATVHARTGGTVVAHVTGRWVHVEDGPTELTGTVVDIRQGLLEPSTNSFPVENTLVVETDEGTFSIGGQGAFVEDFEAETVELRPLG; this is translated from the coding sequence ATGGAAGACGCCGCGCTCATCGAGTTGCTCCAGCGGTTCGGCTTCTCCGACAAGGAGATAGACACGTACCTCACCATTCTCGAACTCGGCGAGGCGAAGGCGAGCACCATCGCCGACGAGGCCGACGTCTCGAAGCGCTACGTCTACAGCATCGCGGAGACACTCGCGGACCGCGGCTTCGTCGAGGTGAACGACCACGCGGTGCCGACGACCATCCGCGCACGGCCGCCCGCGGACGTGGTCGAGTCGCTCACGTCGGACTTAGACGAGATGCGGCCGGCGCTCGAATCGCGGTTCTCCCAGGCGGCCCCCCGGTCGGAGCGGTTCGAGGTGGTGAAGTCGCGGGTGACGGTCATCAAGCGCATCAACGAACTCGTCGGACGCGCCGAGACGGAGGTGACGCTGGGCGTCCCGTACTCGCTCGTGGACGACGTGGCCGACGAACTGCGCGACGCCGTCGACCGAGGCGTCCTCGTCCTCCTCATCGTCACCGGCGTCGGCCCGAACGACGACCTGCCCCTCTCGGGCCTCGCTTCGGTCGTCCGGGCGTGGGAGGAACCGATGCCGACCATGCTCACCGTCGACCAGGAGGCGGGACTGGTCGCGCCGACGGAGATGGTCACGCAGTCGAACAGCGCGGCGCAGGCCATCGTCTTCGCGCAGGAACAACTCGGCCCGGTCCTCGTCGGGTCGTTCCTCGGCAACTACTGGCCGATGGCCGCCGAGACGTACACCTGCGAACCCGACGACCTGCCGACGACGTACGGCGACTTCCGCCACGCCGTCCTGCAGGCGACGGTCCACGCGCGGACGGGGGGGACCGTCGTCGCACACGTCACGGGTCGGTGGGTCCACGTCGAGGACGGCCCCACCGAACTGACGGGCACCGTCGTCGACATCCGCCAGGGACTGCTCGAACCCTCGACCAACTCGTTCCCCGTGGAGAACACGCTCGTCGTCGAAACCGACGAGGGCACCTTCAGTATCGGCGGGCAGGGGGCCTTCGTCGAGGACTTCGAGGCAGAGACGGTCGAACTTCGCCCGCTAGGCTGA
- a CDS encoding peroxiredoxin family protein: MSEVGLAVGETVPDVRQALVRPDGRTETVPLSELAAEKPVLLNFYTADFSPDCISEWCEFRDFDWFASGEDVRVVGASKSGQRFHRKFISQFDLGFPLFADTDLRLADAFGVRYEAFRVSTRARRSCFLVDGEMTVRYKWVGNHWLDPTRDTPPVGEIHEAIVDELGLAETETFGF; encoded by the coding sequence ATGTCTGAGGTGGGACTCGCGGTGGGGGAGACGGTTCCGGACGTGCGACAGGCATTGGTTCGGCCCGACGGGCGGACGGAGACGGTGCCGCTGTCGGAACTCGCCGCGGAGAAACCGGTGTTACTGAACTTTTACACGGCAGACTTCAGCCCCGACTGCATCTCCGAGTGGTGCGAGTTCCGCGACTTCGACTGGTTCGCAAGCGGCGAGGACGTACGGGTCGTCGGTGCGAGCAAGTCGGGACAGCGGTTCCACCGAAAGTTCATCAGCCAGTTCGACCTCGGGTTCCCGCTCTTCGCCGACACCGACCTCCGTCTCGCCGACGCGTTCGGCGTGCGGTACGAAGCGTTCCGCGTCTCCACCCGCGCGCGGCGGTCATGCTTCCTCGTCGACGGGGAGATGACGGTTCGGTACAAGTGGGTCGGAAACCACTGGCTGGACCCGACGCGCGACACGCCGCCGGTCGGCGAGATTCACGAGGCCATCGTCGACGAGTTGGGTCTCGCGGAGACGGAGACGTTCGGGTTCTAG
- a CDS encoding ABC transporter ATP-binding protein has translation MATVTLDNLRKEFDNGRIVAVDDVSFEVADGEFVTVVGPSGCGKSTTLRMMAGLESPTSGTIRFDDEDVTDVHARKRDVAMVFQNYALYPHKTVRQNMAFGLRMSTDLSKDERHARVAETAEMMGIEDLLDDKPSELSGGQKQRVALGRAIVREPDVFLFDEPLSNLDAKLRTTMRTEIQRLQNELGITSIYVTHDQEEAMTMGDRLAILKDGVLQQVGEPKDVYENPTNEFVGGFVGSPSMNFVDVEATGDGGSVTLSNDDGFSYALTGDVARRVSAVDARALRLGIRPEDVRVADAGEGIEATVDVVEPVGSDNYLHLDVAADFIARVDSDVEPTVGDTVEVTFDQSVVHLFDATDGDALLSDATKREVPA, from the coding sequence ATGGCAACTGTAACGCTCGATAATCTACGAAAGGAGTTCGACAACGGCCGCATCGTCGCGGTGGACGACGTCTCGTTCGAGGTGGCGGACGGCGAGTTCGTCACCGTCGTCGGGCCGTCGGGGTGCGGGAAGTCGACGACGCTGCGGATGATGGCCGGCCTCGAATCGCCCACGAGCGGGACGATTCGCTTCGACGACGAGGACGTGACGGACGTGCACGCGCGGAAGCGAGACGTGGCGATGGTGTTCCAGAACTACGCGCTGTACCCGCACAAGACCGTCCGCCAGAACATGGCGTTCGGCCTGCGGATGAGTACGGACCTCTCGAAGGACGAACGCCACGCGCGCGTCGCGGAGACGGCGGAGATGATGGGCATCGAGGACCTCTTGGACGACAAGCCGAGCGAACTCTCCGGCGGGCAGAAACAGCGCGTCGCCCTCGGGCGCGCCATCGTGCGCGAACCCGACGTGTTCCTGTTCGACGAACCGCTGTCGAACCTCGACGCCAAACTCCGGACGACGATGCGGACGGAGATTCAGCGCCTCCAGAACGAACTCGGAATCACGTCCATCTACGTGACGCACGACCAGGAGGAGGCGATGACGATGGGCGACAGACTCGCCATCCTCAAAGACGGCGTCCTCCAGCAGGTGGGCGAACCGAAGGACGTCTACGAGAACCCGACGAACGAGTTCGTCGGCGGGTTCGTCGGGTCGCCGTCGATGAACTTCGTCGACGTGGAGGCGACGGGCGACGGCGGGTCGGTGACGCTGTCGAACGACGACGGGTTCAGTTACGCGCTCACCGGCGACGTCGCCCGCCGCGTCTCGGCCGTCGACGCGCGGGCGCTCCGACTCGGCATCCGCCCCGAGGACGTCCGCGTCGCCGACGCGGGCGAGGGCATCGAGGCGACGGTGGACGTGGTCGAACCCGTCGGCTCCGACAACTACCTCCACCTCGACGTGGCCGCCGACTTCATCGCCCGCGTCGACTCGGACGTGGAACCGACCGTCGGCGACACCGTCGAGGTGACGTTCGACCAGTCGGTCGTCCACCTGTTCGACGCCACCGACGGCGACGCGTTGCTGTCGGACGCGACGAAGCGAGAAGTCCCGGCGTAG
- a CDS encoding RIO1 family regulatory kinase/ATPase domain-containing protein, whose translation MVRNVAGVMAELEAEDFYLLSGVEQGMRFGEWVNRGKLPDLSGLTPENVEYRLNRCMRRDLVERKTIQYEGYKLAVEGYDALALRTFSKRDTIQGVGAPLGVGKESDVFEVQSYKPLALKFHREGYTNFREVMREREYTSENQHVSWLYTARKAAEREYEVLEDLYPDVSVPRPIDQNRHAIVMEKLGGVELDRAKLEAGQVIGVLDLVLHEIAAAYDAGYVHADMSEYNVAVGEQGVTVFDWPQAVSTDHDNARELLARDVKNVLDYFRRKYPGSMPDDVDESALCDAVAANEFESVRAFAD comes from the coding sequence ATGGTGCGGAACGTCGCGGGCGTGATGGCCGAACTCGAAGCCGAGGACTTCTACCTCCTCTCGGGCGTCGAACAGGGGATGCGCTTCGGCGAGTGGGTGAACCGCGGCAAACTCCCCGACCTCTCGGGTCTCACCCCGGAGAACGTGGAGTACCGACTGAACCGGTGCATGCGACGCGACCTGGTCGAACGCAAGACCATCCAGTACGAGGGGTACAAACTCGCCGTCGAGGGCTACGACGCACTCGCCCTGCGGACGTTCTCGAAGCGAGACACCATCCAGGGCGTCGGTGCCCCCCTCGGCGTCGGGAAGGAGAGCGACGTGTTCGAGGTGCAGTCGTACAAACCGCTGGCGCTGAAGTTCCACCGCGAGGGGTACACCAACTTCCGCGAGGTGATGCGCGAACGCGAGTACACCTCCGAGAACCAGCACGTGTCGTGGCTCTACACCGCGCGGAAGGCGGCCGAACGCGAGTACGAGGTGCTGGAGGACCTCTACCCCGACGTGTCGGTTCCGCGACCGATCGATCAGAACCGCCACGCCATCGTGATGGAGAAACTGGGGGGCGTCGAACTCGACCGGGCGAAACTCGAGGCCGGTCAGGTGATCGGCGTCCTCGACCTGGTCCTGCACGAAATCGCGGCGGCCTACGACGCCGGCTACGTCCACGCCGACATGAGCGAGTACAACGTCGCCGTCGGCGAACAGGGCGTGACCGTCTTCGACTGGCCGCAGGCGGTATCGACCGACCACGACAACGCGCGGGAACTCCTCGCACGCGACGTGAAGAACGTCCTCGACTACTTCCGCCGGAAGTACCCGGGGTCGATGCCCGACGACGTGGACGAGTCGGCACTCTGCGACGCCGTCGCGGCGAACGAGTTCGAGTCGGTTCGCGCGTTCGCCGACTGA